One stretch of Segatella copri DNA includes these proteins:
- a CDS encoding IS1380 family transposase — protein sequence MAKIQIKSEKLTPFGGIFSIMEQFDALLAQTIDSTLGLRCTMFGYQYSEILRSLMCVYLCGGSCIEDVTTHLMKHLSLHPTLRTCSADTILRAIEELTFKSITYKSASGKSYDFNTADKMNCLLVNALLATGQLKSGQEYDFDFDHQFIETEKYDAKPTYKKFLGYSPGVAVINDMIVGIENRDGNTNVRFNQKETLERIFKRLEASEIYISRARMDCGSCSEEIVDMVEAHCRHFYIRANRCSSFYDSMFALTGWKTVEINGIEFELNSILVEKWKGKPYRLVIQRQRRIDGDLDIWEGEYTYRCILTNDYKSSARDIVEFYNLRGGKERIFDDMNNGFGWNRLPKSFMAQNTVFLLMTALIRNFYKAIMQRLKTHEFGLRATSRIKTFVFKFISVPAKWIKTSRRHVLNIYSDNNAYANLFKTDFG from the coding sequence ATGGCAAAGATACAAATAAAATCTGAGAAACTCACTCCTTTTGGGGGAATTTTTTCGATTATGGAGCAATTTGATGCTCTTTTAGCTCAAACCATAGATTCCACCTTGGGATTGAGATGCACTATGTTTGGTTATCAATATAGCGAGATTCTACGCTCTCTGATGTGCGTATATCTTTGTGGTGGCTCATGCATTGAGGATGTTACAACTCACCTGATGAAACATTTGTCTCTTCATCCAACTCTTCGCACTTGCAGCGCAGACACCATATTACGTGCTATCGAAGAACTGACTTTTAAGAGCATCACCTATAAGTCTGCTTCTGGCAAATCCTATGATTTCAATACTGCAGACAAGATGAACTGCTTACTGGTCAATGCCCTGCTTGCTACTGGTCAATTGAAATCCGGTCAAGAGTATGATTTTGACTTTGACCATCAGTTCATTGAAACAGAGAAGTATGATGCAAAACCAACCTACAAGAAGTTCTTGGGCTATAGTCCAGGCGTAGCTGTCATTAACGACATGATTGTTGGTATTGAAAATAGAGACGGCAACACAAACGTACGCTTCAACCAAAAAGAAACTTTGGAAAGAATCTTCAAGCGATTGGAGGCTTCGGAAATATATATTTCTCGTGCCCGCATGGATTGCGGCTCATGTTCGGAGGAAATCGTAGATATGGTAGAGGCTCATTGCAGGCATTTTTATATTCGTGCCAACAGATGCTCTTCTTTCTACGATTCCATGTTTGCCTTAACTGGATGGAAAACTGTTGAAATCAACGGTATTGAGTTTGAGTTGAATTCTATCCTTGTTGAGAAATGGAAAGGAAAACCGTATCGTCTTGTCATACAGAGACAAAGGCGAATAGATGGAGACCTTGACATTTGGGAAGGCGAATATACCTACAGATGTATACTGACTAACGATTACAAGTCGAGTGCAAGAGACATCGTGGAATTCTACAATCTTCGTGGTGGCAAGGAACGCATCTTCGATGACATGAACAATGGCTTTGGCTGGAATCGATTGCCAAAATCGTTCATGGCACAGAATACTGTATTCCTGCTTATGACAGCTCTCATCAGAAACTTCTACAAAGCTATTATGCAGAGATTGAAAACCCATGAATTTGGATTGCGTGCCACCAGCAGAATCAAGACCTTTGTTTTCAAGTTCATCTCTGTTCCTGCGAAATGGATTAAGACATCACGTAGGCATGTATTGAACATTTACTCAGACAACAATGCTTATGCCAACCTGTTCAAGACAGACTTTGGTTAA